In one Corallococcus silvisoli genomic region, the following are encoded:
- the nuoL gene encoding NADH-quinone oxidoreductase subunit L, whose product MDGIVEFFRTAPIPPDVFAPSLGLIILLPLLGAFVCGVFGKWLGRANVHLVACSAIAGAFVLSVLAFWATSDAAGGRVVSMANPFGLERDVIRYAIAHDYGTWFAAGDFRVNFGLLVDHLSGILLLIITGVGFLIHLYSTSYMEHDDGYWRFFAYLNLFVAAMLTLVMADNLVLLFVGWEGVGMASYLLIGFWYTDSAKAWAGRKAFVTNRIGDFAFLIATFLLILTVGAFNRQADARDFNAASSSRARYAQGIEQKGPVTFKGLEKMALALPEGTGGAVSLATPIEAGPLSGYTFGGVMTAIMLLFLLGAAGKSAQLPLYVWLPDAMAGPTPVSALIHAATMVTAGVYLFCRMSSLLVLSPTAMATIAIVGALTSLLAALIAFAQDDIKKVLAYSTVSQLGIMFMGVGMGVFWAAEMHLMTHAFFKACLFLGAGSVMHGNADETDIKKLGGLWKEMPWTHGTFLVATLAITGIFPIMSGFFSKDAIFHGVHHNHLHGLEWVSTFVYVMGLLITASTAFYMSRVYLLTFTGPRSKEAKVPHAHESAWHMTLPLVVLAFLSFVTFAYALPLMPRTGGGMQPVFENFLSPVLRPAEAVARAAETVKLDTSTPAITDYLFAWLVALSGGAAAAFAYLKYFPSRAGQPVPAFARAVRRTAQNKFYVDELYEFILIRPVKFVAFILFRVVDALVIDTVLVRGTAYVTEKVGLGLRRLQTGDAQAYAAIMALAILGGAVYALLQVLS is encoded by the coding sequence ATGGACGGAATCGTCGAATTCTTCAGAACGGCACCCATCCCCCCCGATGTGTTCGCACCATCGCTGGGGTTGATCATCCTGCTGCCGCTTTTGGGCGCGTTCGTGTGCGGCGTGTTCGGCAAGTGGCTGGGCCGGGCCAACGTGCACCTGGTGGCGTGCTCCGCCATCGCGGGCGCCTTCGTGCTGAGCGTGCTGGCCTTCTGGGCCACCAGCGACGCGGCCGGCGGGCGCGTGGTGAGCATGGCCAACCCGTTCGGCCTCGAGCGGGACGTCATCCGCTACGCCATCGCGCACGACTATGGGACGTGGTTCGCCGCGGGTGACTTCCGGGTGAACTTCGGCCTGCTGGTGGACCACCTGTCGGGCATCCTGCTGCTCATCATCACGGGCGTGGGCTTCCTCATCCACCTGTACTCCACGAGCTACATGGAGCACGACGACGGGTACTGGCGCTTCTTCGCGTACCTGAACCTCTTCGTCGCCGCGATGCTCACGCTGGTGATGGCCGACAACCTGGTCCTGCTCTTCGTGGGCTGGGAGGGCGTGGGCATGGCCAGCTACCTGCTCATCGGCTTCTGGTACACGGACAGCGCGAAGGCGTGGGCGGGCCGCAAGGCGTTCGTCACCAACCGCATCGGTGACTTCGCGTTCCTCATCGCCACGTTCCTGCTCATCCTCACGGTGGGCGCCTTCAACCGCCAGGCGGACGCGCGCGACTTCAACGCCGCCAGCAGCTCGCGGGCCCGCTACGCGCAGGGCATCGAGCAGAAGGGGCCCGTCACCTTCAAGGGCCTGGAGAAGATGGCCCTGGCCCTGCCGGAGGGCACGGGCGGCGCGGTGTCGCTGGCCACGCCCATCGAGGCCGGGCCGCTGTCCGGCTACACCTTCGGCGGCGTGATGACCGCCATCATGCTGCTCTTCCTGCTGGGCGCCGCGGGCAAGAGCGCGCAGCTGCCGCTGTACGTCTGGCTGCCGGACGCGATGGCCGGCCCGACGCCGGTGTCCGCGCTCATCCACGCCGCCACGATGGTGACGGCGGGCGTGTACCTGTTCTGCCGCATGAGCTCGCTGCTGGTGCTCTCCCCCACGGCCATGGCGACCATCGCCATCGTGGGCGCGCTCACGTCGCTGTTGGCGGCGCTCATCGCGTTCGCGCAGGACGACATCAAGAAGGTGCTCGCCTACTCCACGGTGTCGCAGCTGGGCATCATGTTCATGGGCGTGGGCATGGGCGTCTTCTGGGCCGCCGAGATGCACCTGATGACGCACGCGTTCTTCAAGGCCTGCCTCTTCCTGGGCGCCGGCAGCGTGATGCACGGCAACGCGGACGAGACGGACATCAAGAAGCTGGGCGGCCTGTGGAAGGAGATGCCCTGGACGCACGGCACGTTCCTCGTCGCCACGCTGGCCATCACCGGCATCTTCCCCATCATGTCGGGCTTCTTCTCCAAGGACGCCATCTTCCACGGCGTGCACCACAACCACCTGCACGGGCTGGAGTGGGTCTCCACCTTCGTCTACGTGATGGGCCTGCTCATCACCGCGTCCACGGCGTTCTACATGTCGCGCGTGTACCTGCTGACCTTCACGGGCCCGCGCTCCAAGGAGGCCAAGGTGCCGCACGCGCATGAGAGCGCGTGGCACATGACGCTGCCGCTGGTCGTCCTGGCGTTCCTCAGCTTCGTGACGTTCGCCTACGCGCTGCCCCTGATGCCCCGCACGGGCGGCGGGATGCAGCCGGTGTTCGAGAACTTCCTCAGCCCCGTGCTCCGCCCCGCGGAGGCGGTGGCGCGCGCGGCGGAGACGGTGAAGCTGGACACCAGCACGCCGGCCATCACGGACTACCTCTTCGCGTGGCTGGTGGCGCTGTCCGGCGGCGCGGCGGCGGCGTTCGCCTACCTGAAGTACTTCCCCTCGCGCGCGGGCCAGCCCGTGCCGGCGTTCGCCCGCGCGGTGCGCCGCACCGCCCAGAACAAGTTCTACGTGGATGAGCTCTACGAGTTCATCCTCATCCGGCCGGTGAAGTTCGTGGCCTTCATCCTCTTCCGCGTGGTGGACGCGCTGGTCATCGACACGGTGCTGGTGCGCGGCACCGCCTACGTCACGGAGAAGGTGGGCCTGGGGCTGCGCCGCCTCCAGACGGGCGACGCGCAGGCCTACGCCGCCATCATGGCGCTCGCCATCCTGGGCGGCGCGGTCTACGCCCTCCTGCAGGTGCTTTCATGA
- the nuoK gene encoding NADH-quinone oxidoreductase subunit NuoK: MVPITYYLLLAAALFCMGMFGVLVRTNALVVFMCVELMLNAVNLTFLAFARMHGDGMGHVSAFFVIAVAAAEAAIGLAIVIAVFRSRGSVNVDDIRTMKH; the protein is encoded by the coding sequence ATGGTCCCCATCACCTACTACCTCCTGCTGGCCGCGGCGCTCTTCTGCATGGGCATGTTCGGCGTGCTGGTGCGTACCAACGCGCTGGTCGTCTTCATGTGCGTGGAGCTGATGCTCAACGCGGTCAACCTCACGTTCCTGGCCTTCGCGCGCATGCACGGCGACGGCATGGGCCACGTGTCCGCCTTCTTCGTCATCGCCGTGGCGGCCGCGGAAGCGGCCATCGGTCTGGCCATCGTCATCGCGGTCTTCCGCAGTCGCGGCTCCGTGAACGTGGACGACATCCGGACGATGAAGCACTGA
- a CDS encoding NADH-quinone oxidoreductase subunit NuoE family protein, whose translation MAEPLFTPEEQKKFDAGIAEILSHYPPDRKSAGMLPALRLLQDLKGWLPPDGLRLVAKNLEVTPERAYEVASFYVMYHLKKPGKYVIDVCTNLSCSLWGAEKMLAYLEQKLGLTAGETNDKFTLRETECLASCGTAPCLQINEDHHERLTQAKLDAILARLS comes from the coding sequence TTCACTCCTGAAGAGCAGAAGAAGTTCGACGCGGGGATCGCGGAAATCCTCTCGCACTACCCCCCTGATCGCAAAAGCGCCGGCATGCTTCCCGCGCTGCGCCTGCTGCAGGACCTCAAGGGGTGGTTGCCTCCTGACGGTCTGCGCCTGGTGGCGAAGAACCTGGAGGTCACGCCGGAGCGCGCCTACGAGGTCGCCAGCTTCTACGTGATGTACCACCTCAAGAAGCCGGGCAAGTACGTCATCGACGTCTGCACGAACCTGTCCTGTTCACTGTGGGGCGCGGAGAAGATGCTCGCGTACCTGGAGCAGAAGCTGGGGCTCACCGCCGGTGAGACGAACGACAAGTTCACCCTGCGCGAGACGGAGTGCCTGGCGTCCTGCGGGACGGCGCCCTGCCTGCAGATCAACGAGGACCACCACGAGCGCCTGACCCAGGCGAAGCTGGACGCCATCCTGGCCCGGCTGTCGTGA
- a CDS encoding NADH-quinone oxidoreductase subunit J family protein: MNIELVLFGVFAVMTLLSAGLVITARSPINSAMALVSTFFFLAGIYVLLWAHTVAVIQVLVYAGAIMVLFLFVIMLLNLGDAAHRGRPTVTRILGGASALGLLAVLVVTLGRIDAQPARLGPQAQATFGTMASIGETIFTTWLLPFEAVSLLLLVAMVGAVVVAKSRI, translated from the coding sequence TTGAACATCGAATTGGTTCTCTTCGGCGTGTTCGCCGTGATGACGCTGCTGTCGGCGGGGCTGGTCATCACCGCGCGGAGCCCCATCAACTCCGCCATGGCCCTGGTGTCGACGTTCTTCTTCCTGGCCGGCATCTACGTGCTCCTCTGGGCGCACACGGTGGCCGTGATCCAGGTGCTCGTCTACGCGGGCGCCATCATGGTGCTCTTCCTCTTCGTCATCATGCTGCTCAACCTGGGTGACGCGGCCCACCGCGGCCGGCCCACGGTGACGCGCATCCTGGGAGGCGCCTCCGCGCTGGGCCTGCTCGCCGTGCTGGTCGTGACGCTGGGCCGCATCGACGCGCAGCCCGCGCGCCTGGGTCCGCAGGCCCAGGCGACGTTCGGCACCATGGCGTCCATCGGCGAGACCATCTTCACCACCTGGCTGCTGCCCTTCGAAGCGGTCAGCCTGCTCCTGCTGGTGGCCATGGTGGGCGCGGTGGTCGTGGCCAAGTCCCGCATCTAG
- the nuoF gene encoding NADH-quinone oxidoreductase subunit NuoF, producing MASTAKAVEPVISAAWGKPQSWTLDSYRSRGGYDGLKRALTMEPAAIIDEVKKSNLRGRGGAGFPTGMKWSFVPKDSPKPKYLAVNGDESEPGTFKDRYILENDPHMMLEGIAIASYALGVHTCYVYLRGEFKFQAERTQAAIDEAYKAGIFGKSMLGKDYELNCYVVRGAGAYICGEETALLESLEGKKGWPRLKPPFPAVVGLFGSPTVVNNVETLASVPPILAKGAEWYAKLGTDKSGGTHLVCLSGSVNRPGVYEVGMHTTILELIHDDQYGQGMPKGRKVRAVIPGGSSAPVLGADELDVALEFEALKMKQTMAGSGGVIVMDDATCMVRSLWRVARFYAEESCGQCTPCREGTPWQTRLLRKIEEGRADMSDIDMLSNVASSIAPYPPIGLGNTICALGDAAALPTHSFLMRFRDEFEAHVREKRCPFGDHPWGSFGDWS from the coding sequence ATGGCCTCTACGGCAAAGGCGGTTGAACCCGTCATCTCGGCGGCCTGGGGCAAGCCCCAGTCCTGGACCCTGGACAGCTACCGTTCACGCGGCGGCTACGACGGGCTCAAGCGGGCCCTCACGATGGAGCCCGCGGCCATCATCGATGAGGTGAAGAAGTCCAACCTCCGCGGCCGCGGCGGCGCCGGCTTCCCCACGGGCATGAAGTGGAGCTTCGTCCCCAAGGACAGCCCCAAGCCCAAGTACCTGGCGGTCAACGGCGACGAGTCCGAGCCGGGCACCTTCAAGGACCGCTACATCCTGGAGAACGACCCGCACATGATGCTGGAGGGCATCGCCATCGCGTCGTACGCGCTGGGCGTGCACACCTGCTACGTGTACCTGCGCGGCGAGTTCAAGTTCCAGGCGGAGCGCACCCAGGCGGCCATCGACGAGGCCTACAAGGCCGGCATCTTCGGCAAGTCGATGCTGGGCAAGGACTACGAGCTCAACTGCTACGTCGTCCGCGGCGCGGGCGCGTACATCTGCGGCGAGGAGACGGCGCTGCTGGAGTCGCTGGAGGGCAAGAAGGGCTGGCCCCGCCTGAAGCCCCCCTTCCCCGCGGTGGTGGGCCTGTTCGGCAGCCCCACGGTGGTGAACAACGTGGAGACGCTCGCCAGCGTGCCCCCCATCCTCGCCAAGGGCGCGGAGTGGTACGCGAAGCTGGGCACGGACAAGTCCGGCGGCACGCACCTGGTCTGCCTGTCCGGCTCCGTGAACCGCCCCGGCGTCTACGAGGTGGGGATGCACACCACCATCCTGGAGCTGATCCACGACGACCAGTACGGCCAGGGCATGCCCAAGGGCCGCAAGGTGCGGGCGGTCATCCCGGGCGGCTCCTCCGCGCCGGTGCTGGGGGCGGACGAGCTGGACGTGGCGCTGGAGTTCGAGGCGCTGAAGATGAAGCAGACGATGGCCGGCTCCGGCGGCGTCATCGTGATGGACGACGCCACCTGCATGGTGCGCAGCCTCTGGCGCGTGGCCCGCTTCTACGCGGAAGAGTCGTGCGGCCAGTGCACGCCGTGCCGCGAGGGCACGCCCTGGCAGACGCGCCTGCTGCGCAAGATTGAAGAAGGCCGCGCGGACATGAGCGACATCGACATGCTGTCGAACGTCGCCTCCTCCATCGCGCCCTACCCGCCCATCGGTCTGGGCAACACCATCTGCGCGCTGGGCGACGCGGCGGCCCTGCCGACGCACTCGTTCCTCATGCGGTTCCGGGACGAGTTCGAGGCTCACGTTCGGGAGAAGCGCTGCCCGTTCGGTGACCACCCCTGGGGTTCCTTCGGAGACTGGTCTTGA